In one Nitratidesulfovibrio vulgaris str. Hildenborough genomic region, the following are encoded:
- a CDS encoding PilZ domain-containing protein: MQERRNYQRLDLKGYAYDCSVQINGEEYYARLLDISQGGARLQLQGDYDPDMRYGSYGKVKEEYYKPAFLHDHYYSVVWSYGKEVGVSFSGPLLHSYEDMKNYYQQGDYKQQGYYPQDY, encoded by the coding sequence ATGCAAGAACGCAGAAACTACCAGAGGCTTGACCTGAAGGGTTATGCCTATGATTGCAGCGTCCAGATAAACGGCGAAGAGTACTACGCAAGGCTTCTGGACATCAGTCAGGGTGGGGCGCGTCTGCAACTGCAAGGCGACTACGACCCTGACATGCGCTACGGCAGCTACGGCAAGGTCAAGGAAGAATACTACAAGCCTGCTTTTCTGCACGACCACTACTATTCAGTAGTGTGGAGCTACGGCAAGGAGGTTGGCGTATCGTTCTCCGGCCCTTTACTGCATAGCTACGAGGACATGAAGAACTACTACCAGCAAGGCGACTACAAGCAGCAGGGATACTATCCGCAAGACTATTGA
- a CDS encoding PEP-CTERM sorting domain-containing protein (PEP-CTERM proteins occur, often in large numbers, in the proteomes of bacteria that also encode an exosortase, a predicted intramembrane cysteine proteinase. The presence of a PEP-CTERM domain at a protein's C-terminus predicts cleavage within the sorting domain, followed by covalent anchoring to some some component of the (usually Gram-negative) cell surface. Many PEP-CTERM proteins exhibit an unusual sequence composition that includes large numbers of potential glycosylation sites. Expression of one such protein has been shown restore the ability of a bacterium to form floc, a type of biofilm.) has translation MRVARLAAALALVLALASIGNAATMEIFVRPEGDAVGGQERYGYGSPWYQLDRDATANPNAVYHWYSDGSGAARWTFLQFDLSDLAGLADAVTGATFNFNLLPDGWGEGTRGNLNHLSNAATANGQATQGLGGDQPVGSVTSATILGWNHFDVTEYIKADLAAGFSWSVFSFNQVGYAGMFFSSGETEERSYLQVTYNGGTVDPNLPTPEPSSVVLMLLGAAGLLAMRRKGVM, from the coding sequence ATGCGAGTGGCACGTTTGGCAGCGGCTTTGGCTCTGGTTCTGGCATTGGCATCCATCGGCAACGCGGCGACGATGGAGATCTTCGTGCGTCCGGAAGGGGACGCCGTGGGGGGGCAGGAACGCTATGGATACGGTTCCCCCTGGTATCAACTCGACCGTGATGCCACGGCGAACCCCAACGCGGTCTATCACTGGTATTCTGATGGGAGCGGCGCGGCGCGGTGGACGTTCCTCCAGTTCGACCTCTCGGACCTTGCCGGCCTGGCTGACGCGGTGACCGGTGCGACGTTCAACTTCAATCTGCTGCCCGACGGCTGGGGAGAAGGCACACGCGGCAACCTCAATCACCTTTCCAATGCAGCCACGGCGAACGGACAGGCGACCCAGGGGCTTGGCGGCGACCAGCCTGTGGGCAGCGTGACGTCGGCCACGATCCTTGGCTGGAACCATTTCGACGTGACAGAGTACATCAAGGCCGACCTCGCGGCGGGGTTCTCATGGTCGGTGTTCTCGTTCAATCAGGTGGGCTATGCGGGGATGTTCTTCAGCAGCGGCGAGACCGAAGAGCGCTCGTACCTGCAGGTCACCTACAACGGCGGCACCGTCGACCCCAACCTGCCCACGCCCGAACCTTCTTCGGTGGTGCTGATGCTGCTTGGCGCGGCGGGTCTTCTCGCCATGCGTCGCAAGGGCGTCATGTAG
- a CDS encoding THxN family PEP-CTERM protein: MKRLALIALTLLFPLLLQTAASAAVVPSWTYTVDGAFVEWTNSRNDTNVPGDPNNGITGIGSKSLTYLFDGGVMLPAPVTTPGFSTLRWGDYTYSNRSGYVFHNGATTSSISIAPTVGGTLITGGAAVNGLVLSHSNKAIAGDSITLQSGTARAILQLIPQLPGATSLPVFSTTLDFKFFETPNTGSTQQDVFVLMNPEVTQETFHFYGIDYVMDFTKSFSPIPLAYRTLLGLPADAVGWLTSEGVTTTHQTLLSITALPTPEPASAVLMLMGLGGLGMMMRRARRTA, encoded by the coding sequence ATGAAACGCCTCGCACTCATCGCACTCACGCTGCTCTTCCCGCTGCTCTTGCAGACGGCGGCATCGGCGGCGGTCGTCCCCTCATGGACATACACTGTGGACGGGGCCTTCGTTGAGTGGACCAACTCGCGCAACGACACCAACGTCCCCGGTGACCCCAACAACGGCATCACCGGTATCGGCAGCAAGAGCCTCACCTACCTCTTCGACGGCGGGGTCATGCTGCCCGCCCCCGTCACCACCCCCGGCTTCTCGACCCTCCGGTGGGGCGACTACACATACTCGAACCGCAGTGGCTACGTCTTCCACAACGGCGCCACCACCAGTTCCATCTCCATCGCCCCCACTGTGGGCGGTACCCTGATCACGGGTGGCGCAGCCGTGAACGGACTTGTGCTGTCTCACAGCAACAAGGCCATTGCCGGCGACAGCATCACCCTGCAAAGTGGCACGGCACGCGCCATCCTGCAGCTCATCCCGCAGCTTCCGGGGGCGACGTCGCTGCCCGTGTTCTCCACCACGCTGGACTTCAAGTTCTTCGAGACCCCGAACACCGGCAGCACACAGCAGGACGTGTTCGTGCTCATGAACCCCGAAGTCACGCAGGAGACCTTCCACTTCTACGGCATCGACTACGTGATGGACTTCACCAAGTCGTTCTCGCCCATTCCGCTGGCCTACCGCACCCTGCTTGGCCTCCCGGCCGATGCCGTGGGCTGGCTGACCAGCGAGGGCGTCACCACGACCCACCAGACCCTGCTCTCCATCACCGCCCTGCCCACCCCCGAACCGGCGTCGGCAGTGCTGATGCTGATGGGTCTTGGCGGACTGGGCATGATGATGCGGCGCGCACGGCGCACCGCCTAG
- a CDS encoding THxN family PEP-CTERM protein — MKRLLSSLLGTVVLTALMVVNALAAPIPAWDYTVDGIFVSWKTTVGTSGTLDTPAQGITGFEPEELFYNLDGGVPVPPGTSAKGYRHIAWGDYVWSGPGPVYSQIPGANLSSIGINARSGTMITDGPTSLGMELYHYNQPILSGSIQLKSGVVRSVLTLAPSGNPPLPVFSTKLDFLFFETPNGNVNTESDVFVLLNPEVTEETFHFYGVDYVFSFGGSFGLIPETYRALLNLPVGSVGWITSENAYNAFDTLISIRALPTPEPTSIILMGLGLLGLFGLRRRSQA, encoded by the coding sequence ATGAAGCGTCTGCTCTCTTCCCTTCTCGGTACCGTGGTCCTGACCGCCCTGATGGTGGTCAACGCACTGGCAGCCCCCATCCCCGCATGGGACTACACCGTTGACGGCATCTTCGTCAGCTGGAAGACCACCGTGGGCACAAGCGGCACGTTAGACACGCCTGCCCAGGGCATCACCGGCTTCGAGCCTGAAGAACTGTTCTACAACCTCGACGGCGGTGTTCCGGTTCCTCCCGGCACGTCGGCCAAGGGTTATCGCCATATCGCGTGGGGCGACTACGTATGGAGCGGCCCCGGCCCCGTATACAGCCAGATTCCCGGCGCCAACCTCAGCTCCATCGGCATCAACGCCCGCAGTGGCACCATGATCACCGACGGCCCCACGTCGCTTGGCATGGAACTGTACCACTACAACCAGCCCATCCTCAGCGGCTCCATCCAGCTTAAGTCCGGCGTCGTGCGCTCGGTGCTGACGCTCGCCCCCTCCGGCAACCCGCCGCTGCCCGTCTTCTCGACCAAGCTCGACTTCCTGTTCTTCGAGACCCCCAACGGCAACGTGAACACCGAGAGCGACGTGTTCGTACTGCTGAACCCCGAAGTGACCGAAGAGACCTTCCACTTCTACGGCGTCGACTACGTGTTCAGCTTCGGCGGCTCGTTCGGCCTCATCCCCGAAACCTACCGCGCCCTGCTGAACCTGCCCGTCGGTTCCGTCGGCTGGATCACCTCCGAGAACGCCTACAACGCCTTCGATACGCTGATCAGCATCCGCGCCCTGCCCACCCCCGAACCGACCTCCATCATCCTGATGGGCCTCGGACTGCTCGGCCTCTTCGGACTGCGCCGCCGGTCACAGGCATAA
- a CDS encoding ThiF family adenylyltransferase: MLAIADKRRTIRIKRSSLLQNKLGALDRPAIKIAETPDEYTRAFRLVYEEYIRSGYLKPHPSRMYYNVWSILPATSVFIFKSYHDVLCTLTHIPDSGLFGLPMDTLYKPEVDALRAQGRNVVEVGALATQYSRRWTNLMVFLAKAMFQYSMMSEVDDILVTVNPKHVKFYTDIFLFKPFGEVRHYDTVDAPAVALRIDLHEAMDELQEKYGDEEDFETNLFAFFARMNSDETETSENPVRRDRPLEPYTAYYLLQQRPELLDHLAEPQRDHIETIYHRAVFNHFSTNPVHPETPGGVPLDMLKLETRDAYTDIAFSRNLGLVDYAGQRRLLRSRVAIAGLGGVGGIHLMTLARTGIGNFNLADFDAYSPVNLNRQYGASIASFGRGKLDVMTERALSVNPFLDIRSFPEGVAAETIDAFLKDVDLLVDGIDFFALDIRRRLFNRALELGIPVITAGPLGYSCALLVFMPGGMNFDSYFGIDDDTPPMEGYLRFGMGLAPRPAHLGYMDRRFVSLHDRRGPSLDIACHLCAGMAATEAVRILLHRRGIRPVPYFRQFDPLTGRHVRGRLRKGLRSPLQRLKLAIARRFFMGAPRTGTPPPPEPDVVALRQDIPLETLHYVARAAMQAPSGDNVQPWRFVPHATGLHIHLDRQADGSFFDYRHVASLLACGAAVQNAVYASGSAGLDATLSLFPDATKPDRVASLHCTPLGVPSHEIMTAALWRRHTNRRMYAARPLPVEVCERIEHLVSEEQDATLLWATDAAQRKTLARAVYLADRVRVERRDMHEHLMRFIRFDGQAEQQGEVGQQGHTGQAGHHSHAGNGPYGDGLPLANLEAGLAGELYLRAVRPWRNMSIANALGLGRLMPLHGAMGVLRSGGIGLLLANGETETDIARAGMAWQRAWCALEHMGYAMQPLAALPLLHLRLAMGDPQTLDTAHQRLLEEAWTLLEQVLPHPKGRLPVMMFRAGVAAPIRHGTFRRPLSDFLLPAE; the protein is encoded by the coding sequence ATGCTCGCCATCGCCGACAAGCGCCGTACCATCCGCATCAAGCGTTCCTCGCTCCTGCAGAACAAGCTGGGGGCGCTGGACAGGCCCGCCATCAAGATCGCGGAAACGCCCGACGAGTATACACGGGCCTTCCGCCTCGTGTACGAAGAGTACATCCGCTCGGGCTATCTCAAGCCGCATCCATCAAGAATGTATTACAATGTCTGGAGCATTCTGCCCGCCACCTCGGTCTTCATCTTCAAAAGCTACCACGACGTGCTGTGCACGCTGACCCACATCCCCGACTCCGGGCTGTTCGGCCTGCCCATGGACACCCTCTACAAGCCCGAGGTGGACGCCCTGCGCGCCCAGGGGCGCAACGTGGTGGAGGTGGGCGCGCTTGCCACGCAGTACAGCCGCCGGTGGACGAACCTCATGGTCTTTCTCGCCAAGGCCATGTTCCAGTACTCCATGATGTCGGAGGTGGACGACATCCTCGTCACCGTGAACCCGAAGCATGTGAAGTTCTACACCGACATCTTCCTTTTCAAACCCTTCGGCGAGGTGCGCCACTACGACACGGTGGACGCCCCGGCGGTGGCCCTGCGCATCGACCTGCACGAGGCCATGGACGAGTTGCAGGAGAAGTACGGCGACGAGGAGGACTTCGAGACCAACCTCTTCGCCTTCTTCGCCCGCATGAACAGCGACGAGACCGAGACCTCCGAGAACCCCGTGCGCCGCGACAGGCCACTGGAACCGTACACCGCCTATTATCTGTTGCAGCAGCGCCCCGAACTGCTCGACCATCTGGCCGAACCCCAGCGCGACCACATCGAGACCATCTACCACCGCGCGGTGTTCAACCACTTCTCGACCAACCCGGTGCACCCCGAGACCCCCGGCGGCGTACCGCTGGACATGCTCAAACTCGAGACGCGCGACGCCTATACCGACATCGCCTTCAGCCGCAACCTCGGCCTCGTGGACTACGCGGGACAACGCAGACTCTTGCGCTCGCGGGTCGCCATCGCGGGGCTTGGCGGCGTGGGAGGCATCCATCTGATGACGCTGGCGCGCACGGGCATCGGCAACTTCAACCTCGCCGACTTCGACGCCTATTCGCCGGTGAACCTCAACCGGCAGTACGGGGCCAGCATCGCCAGCTTCGGGCGCGGCAAGCTCGACGTCATGACCGAACGCGCCCTCAGCGTGAACCCGTTCCTCGACATCCGCTCCTTCCCCGAGGGCGTCGCCGCCGAGACCATCGACGCCTTCCTCAAGGATGTCGACCTGCTGGTGGACGGCATCGACTTCTTCGCCCTCGACATCCGCCGCAGGCTCTTCAACCGCGCGCTCGAACTGGGCATTCCGGTCATAACCGCCGGGCCGCTCGGCTATTCGTGCGCCCTGCTCGTCTTCATGCCGGGGGGCATGAACTTCGACAGCTACTTCGGCATCGACGACGACACGCCCCCCATGGAGGGCTACCTGCGCTTCGGCATGGGGCTGGCCCCGCGCCCGGCGCACCTCGGCTACATGGACAGGCGCTTCGTCAGCCTGCACGACAGGCGGGGGCCGTCGCTGGACATCGCCTGCCATCTCTGTGCGGGCATGGCCGCCACCGAAGCCGTGCGCATCCTGCTGCACCGCCGGGGCATACGCCCCGTGCCGTACTTCAGGCAGTTCGACCCGCTCACGGGCCGTCATGTGCGGGGCAGGCTCCGCAAGGGACTGCGCTCGCCGCTGCAACGGCTGAAGCTCGCCATCGCCCGCCGGTTCTTCATGGGTGCGCCGCGCACCGGCACGCCGCCCCCGCCAGAACCCGACGTGGTGGCACTGCGGCAGGACATCCCGCTCGAGACCCTGCACTACGTGGCCCGCGCCGCCATGCAGGCACCCTCCGGCGACAACGTGCAGCCGTGGCGCTTCGTCCCCCATGCCACGGGGCTGCACATCCATCTCGACAGGCAGGCCGACGGCTCGTTCTTCGACTACCGCCATGTGGCCTCGCTGCTGGCCTGCGGGGCCGCGGTGCAGAACGCCGTCTACGCCTCGGGCAGCGCGGGACTCGATGCCACGCTCTCGCTCTTTCCCGACGCCACGAAGCCCGACCGTGTGGCCTCGCTGCACTGCACGCCGCTGGGCGTGCCCTCGCACGAGATCATGACCGCCGCCCTGTGGCGCAGGCACACCAACCGCCGCATGTACGCCGCGCGCCCCCTGCCCGTGGAGGTGTGCGAGCGCATCGAGCACCTCGTCAGCGAGGAACAGGACGCCACCCTCCTGTGGGCGACGGACGCGGCGCAGCGCAAGACCCTTGCGCGGGCCGTCTACCTCGCCGACAGGGTGCGCGTCGAACGGCGCGACATGCATGAACACCTCATGCGCTTCATCCGCTTCGACGGGCAGGCCGAGCAACAGGGAGAGGTCGGGCAACAGGGGCACACCGGGCAGGCAGGGCATCACAGCCACGCCGGGAACGGGCCATACGGCGACGGACTGCCGCTGGCGAACCTCGAAGCGGGACTCGCCGGTGAACTGTACCTGCGTGCCGTGAGGCCGTGGCGCAACATGAGCATCGCCAACGCCCTCGGCCTCGGGCGCCTCATGCCCCTGCACGGGGCGATGGGCGTGCTGCGAAGCGGCGGCATCGGGCTGCTGCTGGCCAACGGCGAGACGGAGACGGACATCGCCCGCGCGGGCATGGCGTGGCAACGGGCGTGGTGCGCCCTCGAACACATGGGCTATGCCATGCAACCGCTGGCGGCCCTGCCCCTGCTGCACCTGCGCCTCGCCATGGGCGACCCGCAGACGCTGGACACCGCACATCAGCGCCTGCTGGAAGAGGCGTGGACGCTTCTCGAACAGGTGCTGCCCCACCCCAAGGGACGACTGCCCGTCATGATGTTCCGTGCCGGTGTCGCCGCACCCATCCGGCATGGCACGTTCCGTCGTCCGCTGTCGGACTTCCTGCTGCCTGCCGAGTGA